In a single window of the Flavivirga spongiicola genome:
- the arsM gene encoding arsenite methyltransferase — MSKQIKDVVKKAYTDVISAGSGCGCGPTCGTPDLDWTLSESYDSVNGYEAEADYGLGCGIPTEYANINEGDTVLDLGSGAGNDVFIARRIVGEKGHVIGVDMTEAMIEKANENKQKLGYDNVDFVLGEIENIPLKDNSIDISISNCVLNLVPDKKKAYQEVHRVLKPGGHFSMSDIVLRGDLPKGIMQAAEMYAGCISGALQKEEYLEAIKSAGFKNVTITKEREVNLPDDILLQFVCCPEELEKFKASNNAIFSLGVYAEK; from the coding sequence ATGTCAAAACAAATTAAGGACGTTGTAAAAAAAGCTTATACAGATGTTATAAGTGCAGGTTCAGGATGTGGTTGTGGGCCTACATGTGGCACACCAGATTTAGATTGGACACTAAGCGAAAGCTATGATTCGGTAAATGGATACGAAGCTGAAGCTGATTATGGATTGGGCTGTGGAATCCCAACAGAATACGCAAACATAAATGAAGGAGATACTGTTCTTGACTTAGGTTCTGGAGCTGGCAATGATGTTTTTATTGCAAGACGTATAGTTGGAGAAAAAGGTCATGTTATAGGTGTAGATATGACAGAAGCCATGATAGAAAAAGCCAATGAAAATAAACAAAAATTAGGTTATGATAACGTGGATTTTGTATTAGGTGAAATAGAAAATATTCCTCTCAAGGATAATTCTATCGATATTTCAATAAGTAACTGTGTGCTAAATTTAGTTCCAGATAAAAAGAAAGCCTATCAAGAAGTACATCGTGTTTTAAAACCTGGTGGCCATTTTAGTATGTCTGACATTGTACTAAGAGGTGATTTACCAAAAGGTATTATGCAAGCAGCCGAAATGTATGCAGGTTGTATATCTGGTGCTTTACAAAAAGAGGAATATTTAGAAGCAATAAAAAGTGCAGGTTTTAAAAATGTTACTATTACTAAAGAACGTGAAGTTAATTTGCCAGACGATATTTTACTACAATTCGTTTGTTGTCCTGAAGAATTAGAGAAATTTAAAGCAAGCAATAATGCTATTTTTAGCCTAGGTGTTTATGCTGAAAAGTAA
- a CDS encoding MalY/PatB family protein: MSQFDILHTVENNFAKSNPNYLKSMFGTTDVMPLWIADMDFEIAKPIQEALQKLVTRNIYAYEFNTGDVFKAISDWNYKRHQLQLNPKSFVQVSGVLTGIGVLIRDLSEKGDGIMVQTPVYHQFFKVIESAGRKVVSNKLKVVDGYYQMDFEDMERKLKTLNIKVILLCNPHNPVGRVWTKEELQKLVAIANTYNVTIISDEIHSDIVYSKSQFNSIASLENSENHIAVIGSPAKTFGMQSISNGYLYIQNEKIHKQVKSTVGSLYLDHGSIHSANATIAAYTKGEEWLNDLLAYLEKTINWITDFVEREIPQIILYKPEGTYQIWLDFSKLNLSDDALKHLVVNQAKLALTPGDWFEGSHTQFMRLNFASPLEKIQQAFYQLKKAVDDGVDCSFNEGEQANNCCSC; this comes from the coding sequence ATGAGTCAATTTGATATATTACATACAGTAGAAAATAATTTTGCAAAAAGCAATCCAAACTATTTAAAATCTATGTTTGGCACTACAGATGTTATGCCTTTATGGATAGCAGATATGGATTTTGAAATAGCAAAACCTATACAAGAAGCTTTGCAGAAATTGGTAACTAGAAATATATATGCTTATGAATTTAATACTGGAGATGTTTTTAAAGCCATTTCGGATTGGAATTATAAACGTCATCAGTTACAATTAAATCCTAAATCATTTGTGCAAGTTTCTGGAGTACTTACTGGAATAGGTGTATTAATTAGAGACCTATCTGAAAAAGGAGATGGTATTATGGTACAAACACCCGTTTATCATCAGTTTTTTAAAGTTATTGAATCAGCAGGAAGAAAAGTAGTTAGTAATAAATTAAAAGTTGTTGATGGTTACTATCAAATGGATTTTGAAGATATGGAACGAAAGCTTAAAACTTTGAATATTAAAGTAATCTTACTTTGTAATCCACACAATCCTGTTGGTCGTGTATGGACAAAAGAAGAATTACAAAAACTAGTCGCTATTGCTAATACATACAATGTAACAATTATTAGTGATGAAATTCATTCAGATATTGTGTATTCTAAATCACAATTTAATAGTATAGCTTCACTAGAGAATAGTGAAAATCATATTGCTGTTATTGGCTCGCCTGCTAAAACATTTGGTATGCAAAGTATTTCCAATGGGTATTTATACATACAAAATGAAAAAATTCATAAGCAAGTTAAAAGCACAGTTGGGTCCTTGTATTTAGATCATGGTAGTATACATTCTGCTAATGCTACGATAGCGGCTTATACAAAAGGAGAAGAATGGCTGAACGATTTATTAGCTTATTTAGAAAAAACAATAAATTGGATAACCGATTTCGTTGAAAGAGAAATACCTCAAATTATATTATATAAGCCAGAAGGAACGTATCAAATCTGGTTAGATTTTAGCAAATTGAATTTATCTGATGATGCTCTAAAGCATTTAGTTGTTAATCAAGCTAAATTAGCCTTAACTCCTGGAGACTGGTTTGAAGGAAGTCATACTCAGTTTATGCGACTGAATTTTGCTTCTCCGTTAGAAAAAATTCAGCAAGCATTTTATCAACTAAAAAAAGCAGTAGATGATGGTGTGGATTGTTCTTTTAATGAAGGAGAACAAGCAAACAACTGTTGTTCTTGTTAA
- a CDS encoding AraC family transcriptional regulator: MDIHREITPLKETDCFLIFDRKRHDFDFPIHFHPEFEINFIRNAKGGKRVVGDHIGEIEDYELVMIGPNIYHGWENYKNDTTKELHEITIQFPRYLFDDDMLMKNVFKPIRELFKSANHGILFSDETARNIEKKLTLISKKNGFDNFLDFQSLLYDLAISRNKKMLTNISFEDQNDFHNSKRIEKVYNYVKENYHTKIKVQDAASIINMTTISFSRLIKQRTGKTFIDFVNDLRLGFATRKLIETNDSISEICYKCGFNNISNFNRMFKKRQNCTPSEFRQNFTGTRNIF; this comes from the coding sequence ATGGACATCCATAGAGAAATTACCCCACTTAAAGAAACTGATTGCTTTTTAATATTTGATAGAAAGCGACATGATTTTGACTTCCCGATTCATTTCCATCCTGAATTTGAAATTAACTTTATTCGCAATGCTAAAGGCGGAAAAAGAGTTGTTGGTGATCATATAGGTGAAATAGAAGATTATGAGCTCGTTATGATTGGTCCTAATATATACCATGGTTGGGAAAATTATAAAAATGACACGACTAAAGAATTGCACGAAATCACGATTCAGTTCCCCAGGTATTTATTTGATGACGACATGCTCATGAAAAATGTTTTCAAACCTATTAGAGAATTATTCAAATCTGCTAATCATGGGATTTTATTTTCTGATGAAACTGCCAGAAATATTGAAAAGAAGCTGACTCTAATTAGCAAGAAAAATGGTTTTGATAATTTTTTAGATTTTCAGTCATTACTTTATGATCTGGCTATTTCCCGAAACAAGAAAATGTTGACCAATATCTCCTTTGAAGATCAGAATGACTTTCATAATAGTAAACGTATAGAAAAGGTTTACAACTACGTTAAAGAAAATTATCATACAAAAATTAAAGTACAAGACGCTGCTTCTATCATAAATATGACCACCATATCTTTTAGCAGGCTTATTAAACAACGCACTGGGAAAACATTTATAGATTTTGTAAACGATTTACGTTTAGGCTTTGCTACCAGAAAACTAATCGAAACAAACGATAGTATTTCTGAAATTTGCTATAAATGTGGGTTTAATAACATTTCTAATTTCAATAGGATGTTTAAAAAAAGACAAAATTGTACGCCTTCTGAGTTTAGACAGAATTTTACAGGGACTCGGAATATCTTTTAG
- a CDS encoding SusC/RagA family TonB-linked outer membrane protein, producing the protein MKKNLRSILMILFLVSCWTTYGQDKTINGIVTDKYDQPLPGASVLVKGTTNGAQTDFDGKFTLTTNGNTILIVSYLGFVTKEVSVDRQTQITIKLEEDISNLDQVVVVGYGAVKKSDLTGSVSSVKAEDINAVPVSSLDQALQGRASGVSVVQNSGIPGAPTTIRIRGTNSIQGGNKPLVIVDGFPVVGGLDGINPADVENIEILKDASSTAIYGARGTNGVIIVTTKKGKEGKFSVDFDSYYGIQEQSEKIDLLNAQQFIEIANKRAVNDGEATLFFPDPSAITADTDWIGELFDASPVQSHTVTFTAGNDRVKTSQSFNYFNQDGILKNSGFERATLRNNTEAKMNDWLTISNSLILSRSDRQFSGDGGNRAVIEAHLAPPTVPVYDENGDYSVVNAYPFSPGALDNPMKWINEYDDEILSTRIFDNFYGLFTITPHLTFKSSIGVDYTTRHTSRYLSRLLLDGAPGGKAFRGASESYSLLNENILNYNKEFGDHKVDAILGYNWQTFKSTFISAASYDFVTDLLGSEVLQDGSSPQPSSSGGSEWGIASVLGRINYSYKDKYLFTVTARSDWSSRFAKGNQRATFPSAAFAWKVSKEDFMDNADWVSNLKFRASWGKTGNQAVSPFQTWAKVGSTLAVLGGELGVGFVPGTPANPNLKWETTDQFDIGVDFGILKNRVRFTFDYYYKKTTDLLARVDLPSSVGFNSITQNIGEMENKGIEFNVDANIANNEDFSWDTTFQISRNRNEITKLARGADVFPPRVNNLISSFHILREGLPISMFYGFVNDGYDANGQNQYLDFASTDSNGDIVMEPDGQITDADQRVIGNPHPDYTFGFGNTFKYKNFTLNVFLEGAQGFDLVWGTKFQLRNSFFRGGNQLTDVLNHWTPTNTNPSSPVISSNNLFRGSTEFIEDGSYIKIRTINLAYNIPTDKVSWLNNAQVYVNAQNMFTFTKYSGYDPEVSGYADGDLRLGVDNNVYPSTKVISMGLRLGI; encoded by the coding sequence ATGAAAAAAAATCTCCGATCAATTTTAATGATTTTATTTCTTGTCTCCTGTTGGACAACTTATGGACAGGACAAGACAATTAACGGTATAGTTACCGACAAGTATGATCAACCTTTACCAGGAGCGAGTGTTCTTGTGAAAGGGACCACAAATGGAGCGCAGACTGATTTTGATGGCAAATTTACATTAACAACTAACGGCAATACAATCTTGATTGTTTCTTACCTTGGATTTGTAACTAAAGAGGTTAGTGTTGACAGACAAACTCAAATTACTATTAAATTAGAAGAAGATATTTCTAATTTAGATCAAGTGGTCGTTGTAGGTTACGGGGCTGTAAAGAAAAGTGATCTAACGGGGTCTGTGTCCTCAGTAAAGGCAGAAGATATCAATGCTGTACCAGTAAGTTCACTAGATCAGGCACTTCAAGGGAGAGCAAGTGGTGTTAGTGTGGTGCAAAACAGTGGTATTCCAGGAGCACCTACTACGATTCGTATTAGAGGAACAAACTCTATACAAGGTGGTAATAAGCCTTTAGTTATTGTAGATGGATTCCCTGTTGTTGGCGGTTTAGATGGTATAAACCCAGCCGATGTTGAAAATATTGAAATCTTAAAAGATGCATCTTCAACGGCCATATATGGTGCCAGAGGTACTAATGGTGTTATTATAGTAACGACTAAGAAAGGAAAAGAAGGAAAATTTAGTGTTGATTTCGATTCTTATTATGGTATTCAGGAACAGTCAGAAAAAATAGACCTGTTAAATGCACAACAGTTTATAGAAATAGCAAATAAAAGAGCAGTAAATGATGGTGAGGCTACATTGTTTTTTCCAGACCCTTCAGCTATTACAGCAGATACGGATTGGATAGGTGAATTATTTGATGCATCACCAGTTCAAAGTCATACTGTAACATTTACAGCGGGAAATGATCGTGTTAAAACATCACAATCGTTTAATTATTTTAACCAGGATGGTATTCTTAAGAATAGTGGTTTTGAAAGAGCGACATTACGAAATAATACAGAAGCTAAAATGAATGATTGGTTGACAATCTCAAATAGTTTGATTTTATCACGTTCAGATAGACAGTTTAGTGGTGACGGTGGAAATCGTGCAGTTATTGAAGCGCATTTAGCGCCTCCAACAGTACCTGTTTATGATGAAAATGGTGATTATAGTGTGGTTAACGCGTATCCGTTTTCACCTGGAGCTTTAGATAACCCAATGAAATGGATTAACGAATATGATGATGAAATTCTTAGTACAAGAATTTTCGATAACTTTTATGGTTTATTTACTATAACACCACATTTAACGTTTAAATCTTCCATAGGTGTTGATTATACGACTAGACATACTAGCAGGTATTTATCGAGACTTCTTTTAGATGGTGCGCCCGGAGGTAAAGCGTTTAGAGGGGCTTCAGAGAGCTATTCTCTTTTGAATGAAAATATATTAAATTATAATAAAGAATTTGGAGACCATAAAGTGGATGCGATTCTTGGTTATAACTGGCAAACTTTTAAAAGTACATTTATATCTGCTGCTTCATATGATTTTGTTACAGACTTATTAGGCTCAGAGGTTTTACAAGACGGTTCTAGTCCGCAACCATCAAGTTCTGGCGGTAGTGAATGGGGTATTGCATCCGTATTAGGGCGAATTAATTATTCCTATAAAGACAAGTATTTATTCACCGTTACAGCACGTTCAGATTGGTCGTCTCGTTTTGCTAAAGGTAATCAGAGAGCAACCTTTCCTTCTGCGGCTTTTGCCTGGAAAGTTTCTAAAGAAGACTTTATGGATAATGCAGACTGGGTCTCTAATTTAAAGTTTAGAGCAAGTTGGGGTAAAACAGGTAACCAAGCCGTAAGTCCATTCCAAACGTGGGCCAAAGTAGGGTCTACTTTAGCTGTATTAGGTGGAGAACTTGGTGTAGGTTTTGTACCGGGAACACCAGCAAATCCAAATTTAAAATGGGAAACGACAGACCAGTTTGATATTGGAGTAGATTTTGGAATCTTAAAAAACCGTGTTCGATTTACGTTTGATTATTACTATAAGAAAACGACAGATTTGTTAGCACGCGTAGATCTACCTTCATCGGTTGGGTTTAATTCTATTACTCAGAATATTGGAGAAATGGAAAATAAAGGTATCGAGTTTAATGTGGATGCTAATATTGCAAATAATGAAGATTTTAGCTGGGATACAACATTTCAGATCTCAAGAAATAGAAATGAAATCACAAAGTTGGCCAGAGGTGCAGATGTTTTCCCTCCAAGGGTAAACAATTTAATATCTTCTTTTCATATTTTAAGAGAAGGGTTGCCGATTTCTATGTTTTACGGTTTTGTTAATGATGGTTATGATGCTAATGGTCAAAATCAATATTTAGATTTTGCAAGCACAGATAGTAATGGAGATATCGTTATGGAGCCAGACGGTCAAATTACTGATGCTGATCAACGCGTTATTGGTAACCCGCATCCAGATTATACGTTTGGATTTGGTAATACTTTTAAATACAAGAACTTTACTTTAAACGTATTTTTAGAAGGTGCGCAAGGTTTTGATCTTGTTTGGGGTACTAAATTTCAATTGAGAAATTCATTTTTCAGAGGAGGAAATCAGTTGACAGACGTTTTAAACCATTGGACACCAACAAACACAAACCCATCAAGTCCAGTGATATCATCTAATAATTTATTTAGAGGATCTACTGAATTTATTGAAGATGGCTCTTATATTAAAATAAGAACGATTAATCTGGCATATAATATTCCAACAGATAAAGTGTCTTGGTTAAATAATGCACAAGTTTACGTTAATGCACAAAATATGTTCACGTTTACAAAATATTCAGGATATGATCCTGAGGTTAGTGGCTATGCAGATGGTGATTTGCGTTTGGGTGTAGATAATAACGTGTACCCAAGTACCAAAGTTATTTCAATGGGGTTAAGATTGGGCATATAA